A section of the Veillonella criceti genome encodes:
- a CDS encoding ABC transporter ATP-binding protein, producing MMGGKNVTLQNEVKKDILTVENLKIYYPLASESFFGKGGVVKAVDGVSFTIRENEVFGIVGESGCGKSTLGRGLCRLDPITEGHVVLDSQDISNFDRKRMRPIRKTIQMIFQDPYASLNPRMSVFDIIAEPIRIYNLAKDDKELEQRVIDLLRRVGLDSYHANRYPHEFSGGQRQRIGIARALAVEPKLIIADEPVSALDVSIQAQVLNLLNELKKDLNLTYIFIAHDLSVVEYISDRIGVMYLGTFVEAGDKNKIYKNPLHPYTQALLSAVPIADPTLKRKRIILEGSIPSATNPPSGCKFHTRCPKCMSICETVVPERYEPSPDHYVYCHLYDDKMGYKND from the coding sequence ATGATGGGAGGAAAAAATGTTACTTTACAGAATGAAGTAAAGAAAGACATACTCACAGTAGAGAATTTAAAAATCTATTATCCCTTAGCTAGCGAAAGTTTTTTTGGCAAAGGGGGTGTTGTAAAGGCTGTTGATGGTGTAAGTTTTACTATTCGAGAGAATGAAGTCTTTGGTATTGTAGGCGAGTCTGGTTGTGGGAAATCTACTCTAGGGCGTGGTTTGTGTCGTTTAGATCCTATTACAGAGGGCCATGTAGTGCTTGATAGTCAAGATATTTCTAATTTTGATCGTAAGCGAATGCGACCTATTCGTAAGACAATTCAAATGATTTTTCAAGATCCGTATGCTTCGTTGAATCCCCGGATGAGTGTATTTGATATTATTGCTGAACCAATTCGTATTTATAACTTGGCTAAAGATGATAAAGAGTTAGAGCAGCGCGTAATTGATTTATTACGTCGTGTAGGCCTTGATTCCTATCATGCGAATCGGTATCCTCATGAGTTTTCTGGAGGACAGCGCCAACGTATTGGAATTGCCCGCGCGTTGGCAGTGGAACCAAAACTTATTATTGCAGATGAACCTGTATCAGCCCTTGATGTATCGATTCAAGCACAAGTGTTGAATCTCTTGAATGAATTGAAAAAGGATTTAAATCTTACTTATATTTTTATAGCTCATGATTTAAGTGTAGTAGAATATATCAGTGATCGTATTGGGGTTATGTATTTGGGTACTTTTGTAGAAGCGGGAGATAAAAATAAGATTTATAAGAATCCGCTTCATCCTTATACACAAGCTTTACTATCTGCTGTTCCAATTGCAGATCCAACATTAAAGAGGAAACGTATTATTTTAGAAGGAAGCATTCCATCAGCGACGAATCCACCATCGGGTTGTAAATTTCATACACGTTGTCCTAAATGTATGTCTATTTGTGAAACTGTTGTTCCAGAACGATATGAACCAAGCCCTGATCATTATGTATATTGTCATTTGTATGATGATAAAATGGGATATAAAAATGATTAA
- a CDS encoding ABC transporter ATP-binding protein: MMSEQKKILEIKHLHTHFFTDDVVVKAVDDVSLVLEEGSTLGIVGESGSGKSVTALSVMNLLMGTKGKVVEGEILLNGDDIVHIPEEKKRELRGGRISMIFQEPMTSLNPVMTIGNQLIECIKNHESLSKKEAYDRARNILEMTGVPRVDKMMKEYPFQLSGGQRQRVMIAMALICEPEVLIADEPTTALDVTIQAQILDLMNRLKEKIGTSILFITHDLGVVAEICDHVAVMYCGRVVETADVYSLFGNTAHPYTQGLLASIPKLGEKVEELTVIPGNVPNPRHMPIGCKFSPRCSYAFERCFQEEPRFFEVAPGHLSRCWLNEPNRLKPCEEVLPQPIMFHGDTYEEVTQTLMRNQEVQYKLSHEGAEA, encoded by the coding sequence ATGATGAGTGAACAAAAGAAGATTTTAGAAATAAAACATCTGCATACCCACTTTTTTACTGATGATGTGGTGGTAAAGGCCGTAGATGATGTGTCATTAGTTCTTGAAGAAGGATCTACTCTTGGTATTGTAGGAGAATCAGGGAGTGGTAAAAGTGTAACAGCTTTATCGGTTATGAATTTGCTTATGGGAACGAAAGGTAAAGTTGTGGAAGGTGAAATTCTCCTTAATGGTGATGATATTGTTCACATTCCTGAAGAGAAGAAACGGGAACTTAGAGGCGGACGAATCTCTATGATTTTCCAAGAACCTATGACAAGTTTAAATCCAGTTATGACTATTGGAAATCAACTTATCGAATGTATTAAAAATCACGAAAGTTTGTCCAAAAAGGAAGCTTATGATAGAGCTCGTAATATTTTAGAAATGACTGGAGTACCTCGAGTAGATAAAATGATGAAAGAATATCCATTTCAACTATCGGGTGGACAACGTCAACGTGTTATGATTGCAATGGCTTTAATTTGTGAACCAGAGGTGCTCATTGCTGATGAACCAACGACGGCTCTTGATGTGACAATTCAGGCACAGATTTTAGACTTAATGAATCGACTAAAAGAAAAAATTGGCACGTCTATTTTATTTATTACTCATGATCTTGGCGTAGTAGCTGAAATTTGTGACCATGTAGCTGTTATGTATTGTGGACGCGTGGTAGAAACGGCTGATGTGTATTCTTTATTTGGCAATACAGCTCATCCTTATACACAGGGGTTATTGGCATCCATTCCTAAATTAGGAGAAAAAGTAGAAGAATTAACAGTGATTCCTGGTAATGTGCCTAATCCTAGACATATGCCGATAGGTTGCAAATTTTCACCGCGTTGTTCGTATGCATTTGAGCGTTGTTTTCAGGAAGAGCCGAGATTTTTTGAAGTGGCACCAGGTCATCTTAGCCGCTGTTGGTTAAATGAGCCTAACAGATTAAAGCCATGCGAGGAAGTTTTGCCACAGCCCATAATGTTTCATGGGGATACTTATGAAGAGGTTACTCAGACTCTTATGAGAAACCAAGAGGTTCAATATAAATTAAGTCATGAAGGAGCTGAGGCATGA
- a CDS encoding ABC transporter permease subunit, with product MSEKLQAIQPGTPGMMDMHEEIKSPTKVMTQRFFKQRNSVIALFFIFFLVVLSFVGPWIVPFDVNEYDYSAILQGPNSIHWFGTDEFGRDLFSRVILGTPISLAVGLSAVTIGAVTGTVLGLLSGYYRGWLDAVVMRICDTLFAFPGIILAIAIVAILGSGLYNVVIAVAVFSTPTFARIVRSRTMAIKEAVFVKAAINLGASDARILFKHILPGAIPDIIVQYTMSIGTSILTASSLSFLGMGAQPPTPEWGLLLSNGRQYIATNIYTTIFPGLAIFFTVLSFNTLGDGLRDALDPKLTE from the coding sequence ATGAGTGAAAAATTACAAGCCATTCAACCGGGAACACCTGGTATGATGGATATGCATGAAGAGATTAAAAGTCCGACTAAGGTTATGACGCAACGATTTTTTAAACAGCGTAATTCAGTTATTGCTTTGTTTTTTATCTTTTTCTTAGTTGTACTCTCCTTTGTGGGACCTTGGATTGTACCTTTTGATGTGAATGAATATGATTATTCTGCGATTTTACAAGGGCCAAACAGTATACATTGGTTTGGTACGGATGAGTTTGGGCGTGACCTATTTTCTCGTGTTATTTTGGGTACCCCCATTTCTTTGGCAGTTGGTTTATCAGCGGTAACCATTGGTGCTGTGACAGGCACTGTACTTGGTTTACTTAGTGGTTATTATAGAGGTTGGCTTGATGCCGTAGTAATGCGTATTTGTGATACTTTATTTGCCTTTCCAGGAATTATTTTAGCCATTGCTATTGTAGCTATTTTAGGTAGTGGTCTATACAATGTTGTCATCGCTGTAGCCGTTTTTTCTACACCTACTTTTGCACGTATTGTAAGAAGTCGTACGATGGCTATTAAAGAAGCGGTTTTTGTAAAGGCGGCTATAAATTTAGGCGCTTCCGATGCGCGTATATTATTTAAACATATTTTACCTGGGGCGATTCCAGATATTATCGTGCAATATACAATGTCTATTGGTACGTCTATTTTAACGGCATCGAGCCTTAGTTTCCTTGGCATGGGGGCTCAGCCACCAACACCTGAATGGGGGCTTTTGTTATCTAATGGGCGTCAATATATAGCTACCAATATTTATACTACAATTTTTCCAGGGTTGGCGATTTTCTTTACTGTATTAAGTTTTAACACTTTAGGTGATGGTCTTCGTGATGCGCTAGATCCAAAATTGACTGAATAG
- a CDS encoding ABC transporter permease, protein MIKYTSRRLLGMVLTLFLVTTCVFFFVRLIPGDPARLVAGEQATEADVLAVRAQLGLDEPVTAQYLKYITGVVQGDLGTSLRTKRPVAEEVGYRYGNTLKLTFLSLGWGTVAGVLLGVWSGRNRGKWQDYTGMATAVSGISIPSFWMGFLLIMIFSVKLHWLPSTGATGFKSYILPAITLGTSIAAIIARFTRSSIVETLKEDYIRTARAKGLTEKVVVWKHAFRNSMLSVVTVVGLQFGFLLGGAVVVEAVFAFPGLGSLLIQSVNYRDYPAIQSLILIFSAQFIIINTLVDMLYATLNPEIKLS, encoded by the coding sequence ATGATTAAATATACATCACGTCGCTTACTGGGTATGGTGTTGACCTTATTTTTAGTGACGACCTGCGTATTTTTCTTTGTACGATTAATACCAGGGGATCCGGCTCGTTTAGTAGCTGGTGAACAAGCTACTGAAGCAGATGTATTGGCTGTACGTGCTCAATTAGGGCTTGATGAACCGGTGACGGCCCAATATTTAAAATATATTACTGGTGTAGTACAGGGGGATTTGGGAACCTCTTTGCGTACAAAACGTCCGGTAGCTGAAGAAGTGGGGTATCGTTATGGCAATACATTAAAATTGACATTTTTGAGCCTTGGATGGGGGACTGTAGCAGGTGTGTTATTAGGTGTGTGGTCAGGCCGAAATCGTGGTAAGTGGCAAGATTATACAGGTATGGCTACCGCTGTGTCAGGAATATCTATCCCTTCATTTTGGATGGGGTTTTTACTCATTATGATATTTAGTGTTAAACTACATTGGTTACCATCTACAGGGGCGACGGGATTTAAAAGTTATATTTTGCCAGCTATAACTTTAGGGACTAGTATTGCAGCAATTATTGCTCGCTTTACTCGATCATCTATTGTGGAAACTCTGAAGGAAGACTATATTCGCACAGCTCGCGCTAAGGGGCTCACTGAAAAGGTAGTGGTATGGAAACATGCTTTTCGCAATTCTATGCTTTCTGTAGTGACGGTTGTAGGCCTGCAATTTGGCTTCTTGTTAGGGGGCGCTGTTGTTGTAGAAGCTGTATTTGCTTTTCCAGGTTTAGGGTCCTTATTGATTCAATCAGTAAATTATCGTGACTATCCAGCAATTCAATCTTTGATTCTGATATTTTCAGCTCAGTTTATCATTATAAATACATTGGTGGATATGTTGTATGCTACTTTGAATCCTGAAATTAAATTATCCTAG
- a CDS encoding ABC transporter substrate-binding protein, translating to MKKFKWMSLCSLLLVATLFMAGCGSDSNSGATTIPEGKSISQSKDVVAAIPVDITTMDPMDTSDTLSGGIQRLVMDGLYSFEDDMKLKPMLATGYTANKEATEYTFTLRKGVKFTDGTDWNADAAIANVNKWVDKSLGLKRTNFISGVIQKVEKIDDYTIKFTLNKPFGAFVNNMAHPAMVMMSPKQLAQGVDVTAKHPVGTGQYKFVEWVPGDHIKLELNKEWWGYNKDVSGGKAIVEADAGFKSISFKPVIESASRVAMLQSGDAQMVFDVPTEGFAALKEDSNIKAEEIESIVVRYLFINTQKPTLSDIRVRQAIAHGIDKQAFLNVVRNGLGSVATSVIGPNVQFYKGNDPVPYDVTKAKSLLKEAGYENGLTLKLLIFNTTSSLKQAEFYKQQLAEIGINVEIVSMESAIVNQKVQGFRGEGKDAEYDLYIAGWSPSTGDADWGIRPLLASESIPPLNYNLSYYQNPEMDSYIQAALTTSDNEVRKEAYAKAQDLFWKDIPMIAVSNEPATWATSNKIVNVRLYPDNGINMSKARMAE from the coding sequence ATGAAGAAATTTAAGTGGATGAGCTTATGTAGTCTGTTGTTAGTCGCTACACTTTTTATGGCGGGATGCGGTAGTGATTCAAATTCAGGGGCAACTACTATTCCAGAGGGAAAATCCATATCGCAATCTAAGGATGTAGTAGCTGCTATTCCTGTAGACATTACAACTATGGATCCGATGGATACAAGTGATACTCTTTCTGGTGGGATTCAACGTTTAGTAATGGACGGTTTGTATAGTTTTGAAGATGATATGAAATTAAAGCCTATGCTAGCCACTGGCTATACAGCTAATAAGGAAGCTACTGAATATACCTTTACTTTGCGTAAAGGCGTAAAGTTTACTGATGGCACTGATTGGAATGCTGATGCAGCTATTGCCAATGTAAATAAATGGGTGGATAAGAGTTTAGGCCTAAAACGCACTAACTTTATTTCAGGCGTTATTCAAAAGGTTGAAAAAATAGATGATTATACTATTAAGTTTACTCTTAATAAGCCATTTGGTGCTTTTGTAAATAATATGGCACATCCAGCTATGGTTATGATGAGTCCGAAGCAATTAGCACAAGGTGTAGATGTTACGGCTAAACACCCTGTAGGTACAGGGCAGTATAAATTTGTAGAATGGGTACCTGGAGATCACATTAAGCTGGAACTAAATAAGGAATGGTGGGGCTATAATAAAGACGTTTCTGGCGGCAAAGCCATTGTTGAAGCTGATGCAGGATTTAAGTCTATTAGTTTTAAACCTGTTATTGAAAGTGCTAGCCGTGTAGCTATGCTTCAATCCGGTGATGCACAGATGGTCTTCGATGTACCAACGGAAGGTTTTGCGGCACTTAAAGAAGATTCCAATATTAAAGCAGAAGAAATTGAAAGTATCGTAGTTCGTTATTTATTTATAAATACACAAAAACCAACACTTAGTGATATTCGTGTACGTCAAGCCATAGCTCATGGTATTGATAAACAAGCTTTTTTAAATGTAGTACGGAATGGATTAGGTAGTGTAGCAACATCTGTAATTGGTCCTAATGTACAGTTCTACAAAGGAAATGATCCTGTTCCTTATGACGTTACAAAAGCAAAAAGTCTTCTTAAAGAAGCGGGTTATGAAAATGGGTTAACTTTAAAACTACTTATTTTTAATACTACGTCTAGTTTAAAACAAGCTGAATTTTACAAACAACAATTAGCTGAAATTGGTATTAATGTAGAGATTGTTTCTATGGAAAGCGCTATTGTTAACCAAAAAGTACAAGGTTTTAGAGGTGAAGGGAAAGATGCTGAGTATGACTTATATATTGCTGGTTGGTCTCCATCTACAGGGGATGCGGATTGGGGTATTCGTCCATTGTTAGCATCGGAATCAATTCCACCACTTAATTATAATTTGTCATACTACCAAAATCCTGAAATGGATTCTTATATTCAGGCAGCTCTAACCACATCTGATAATGAAGTTCGTAAAGAGGCATATGCTAAGGCTCAAGACTTATTCTGGAAAGATATTCCGATGATTGCTGTATCCAATGAACCAGCTACATGGGCTACATCAAATAAAATCGTAAATGTTCGTCTATATCCAGATAATGGTATTAATATGTCTAAGGCACGCATGGCTGAATAA
- a CDS encoding P1 family peptidase — MSDHRIRDFPVSLGCLPIGARNSITDVAGVRVGHKTLNEGTVRTGVTVVIPGEGNPFTTKYTAAAFVQNGFGKSVGLMQIEELGTLETPIALTNTLNVGKVSDALNEYIIGQSKNEGLVVGSINPVVGECNDSVLHDIQQRCIGYAEVMEAIETANKDFIQGDVGAGRSTICFGFKGGIGSASRIITVRGVENKIGTSSSECEQSYTIGVLVQSNFGATKDFILNGKPLGRWWLEQYQRIQAGQNLETSQADADLCKYGEFAYSESDQGSIIVIVATDLPVNDRQLKRIIKRAGVGIMRTGAYIGHGSGEVMIGFTTANRVPYDGPLFNTQQIIRDSALNPAFLGVAEATYEAILNSLVAAEAATSKDGYKYESLYEVLKQYEDLIAKI; from the coding sequence GTGTCAGACCATAGGATTAGAGATTTTCCCGTGTCATTAGGTTGCTTGCCAATAGGGGCTCGGAATTCTATTACTGATGTAGCTGGAGTTAGGGTAGGTCATAAAACACTCAATGAAGGAACGGTTCGGACTGGTGTGACTGTGGTTATTCCAGGTGAAGGGAATCCATTTACTACTAAATATACAGCAGCTGCTTTTGTGCAAAATGGCTTCGGTAAGAGTGTTGGGTTAATGCAAATTGAGGAATTGGGGACTCTTGAAACGCCTATTGCCTTAACAAATACATTGAATGTAGGGAAAGTTAGTGATGCTCTTAATGAGTACATTATTGGACAATCTAAAAATGAGGGACTTGTTGTAGGCTCTATCAATCCAGTGGTGGGGGAATGTAATGATAGTGTATTACATGATATTCAGCAACGTTGCATTGGTTATGCTGAAGTTATGGAGGCAATTGAGACGGCAAACAAGGATTTTATTCAAGGTGATGTAGGAGCTGGACGTAGTACTATTTGTTTTGGCTTTAAAGGAGGGATTGGTTCTGCTTCACGGATAATTACGGTGAGGGGAGTTGAGAATAAAATAGGGACCTCATCTTCAGAGTGTGAACAGTCATATACTATTGGGGTCCTAGTGCAGAGTAATTTTGGAGCTACAAAAGACTTTATTCTTAATGGTAAACCATTAGGGCGTTGGTGGCTCGAACAATATCAGCGCATTCAAGCAGGTCAAAATCTTGAGACGTCTCAGGCTGATGCTGATTTGTGTAAATATGGTGAGTTTGCATATAGTGAAAGTGATCAAGGCTCTATTATTGTAATTGTGGCTACGGATTTACCTGTTAATGATCGGCAACTTAAACGTATTATAAAGCGAGCTGGTGTAGGTATTATGCGTACTGGTGCTTATATAGGGCATGGCAGTGGTGAAGTTATGATTGGCTTTACTACTGCAAATCGTGTGCCTTATGATGGGCCTTTATTTAATACACAACAGATTATACGTGATAGTGCGTTAAATCCTGCTTTTTTAGGGGTGGCTGAGGCAACTTATGAGGCGATTCTAAATTCTTTAGTAGCTGCAGAAGCAGCAACGAGCAAAGATGGTTATAAGTATGAAAGCTTATATGAAGTGCTTAAGCAGTATGAGGATTTGATAGCCAAGATATAA
- a CDS encoding arsenate reductase ArsC: MKPKVAFVCVHNSCRSQIAEALMKHFSRESIEAYSAGTTLKASINADAVAYVKELYGIDMEVSQYPKLLDDIPPVDYIVTMGCNVGCPVLPYSCEKEDWGLEDPTGTSEVEFKNTIHKIEIKVKAFIERTLKKDNM; encoded by the coding sequence ATGAAACCAAAAGTTGCCTTTGTATGTGTTCATAATTCTTGTCGAAGTCAGATTGCCGAAGCGCTAATGAAACATTTTTCTAGGGAGAGTATAGAGGCCTATTCAGCAGGAACAACGTTGAAAGCGTCTATTAATGCTGATGCGGTTGCTTATGTAAAAGAACTATATGGGATTGATATGGAGGTGTCTCAATATCCTAAATTATTAGATGACATTCCGCCTGTAGATTATATTGTTACTATGGGGTGTAATGTAGGTTGTCCCGTATTACCTTATTCTTGTGAAAAAGAAGACTGGGGTTTGGAAGATCCTACCGGAACATCAGAAGTAGAGTTTAAGAATACGATTCATAAAATTGAAATAAAAGTTAAGGCCTTTATAGAACGTACTTTAAAAAAGGATAACATGTAA
- the arsB gene encoding ACR3 family arsenite efflux transporter, giving the protein MKSEDISFFEKNLTTWVLVCMVLGVMIGKFIPSVPLLLGQWEFYNVSLPATILLWIMIYPMMLKIDFTSIKNIGKNPKGLFLTWFINWLVKPFTMYAIAYLFFFVFYESILTTERAMEYLIGAVLLGAAPCTAMVFVWSKMTRGDGAYTLVQVATNDLIILLAYVPIVSFLLNRGNISIPWETLVLSVVLFIVVPLVISYLSRQYLIRTRGFAYLENVFIPKFDPYVMIGLLLTLVIIFTFQGQTILNQPLDIVLIATPLIIQTFAIFGITLGLAYYFKLPFNIAAPCSMIGSSNFFELSVAVAIALFGLSSGATLATVVGVLVEVPVMLLLVKIANSLESKFK; this is encoded by the coding sequence ATGAAATCAGAGGATATTTCATTTTTTGAGAAAAACTTAACCACCTGGGTATTAGTCTGTATGGTATTAGGCGTAATGATTGGTAAATTTATACCTAGTGTGCCACTCTTATTAGGGCAATGGGAGTTTTACAATGTATCATTGCCGGCGACCATTTTATTATGGATTATGATATATCCTATGATGCTCAAAATTGATTTCACAAGCATTAAAAATATTGGTAAAAATCCAAAAGGATTATTTTTAACTTGGTTTATTAACTGGTTAGTTAAACCGTTTACTATGTATGCCATAGCATATCTATTTTTCTTTGTTTTTTACGAATCCATTCTAACAACGGAACGGGCTATGGAATACTTAATTGGAGCTGTGTTATTGGGGGCGGCCCCTTGTACCGCAATGGTCTTTGTTTGGAGTAAAATGACTCGTGGTGATGGAGCGTATACATTAGTACAAGTAGCGACAAATGATTTAATTATATTGTTAGCTTATGTTCCTATTGTTAGTTTTTTATTGAATCGGGGGAATATTTCAATTCCTTGGGAAACGTTGGTTTTATCTGTTGTTTTATTTATTGTAGTGCCTCTAGTAATTAGTTATTTGAGTAGACAGTATTTAATACGAACTCGAGGGTTTGCGTATTTAGAAAATGTATTTATTCCTAAATTTGATCCGTATGTTATGATTGGCTTATTGTTAACCTTGGTTATTATTTTTACGTTTCAAGGGCAAACAATTTTGAATCAGCCATTAGACATCGTGTTAATAGCGACTCCACTTATTATTCAAACCTTTGCCATTTTTGGGATTACACTGGGCCTTGCTTATTATTTTAAACTGCCGTTTAATATTGCCGCTCCTTGTTCGATGATTGGTAGCTCTAATTTTTTTGAATTGTCAGTGGCAGTTGCTATTGCACTATTTGGGTTATCCTCAGGCGCTACATTAGCGACTGTAGTGGGAGTGCTAGTAGAAGTACCTGTTATGCTATTGCTTGTAAAAATTGCAAATAGCTTAGAGAGTAAATTTAAGTGA
- the arsA gene encoding arsenical pump-driving ATPase, producing MNEKVLDYDVLKIELTKYLFFTGKGGVGKTSLACATAVRLADNGYKVYLISTDPASNLQDIFERPLANEGTIIDEIPLLTVANLDPIEAASEYRESIVAPYRGILPDSAIKNMEEQLSGSCTVEIAAFNAFANFITNTDIASQYDYVIFDTAPTGHTLRMLQLPSAWSNFISNSTHGASCLGQLSGVGDKRAMYEEAVRVLADPKRTTLMLVTRPEESPLLEVSRAANELAELGVTHQILLINGVLIDADDDISQAFQNKQVRAMVQKASSLEDLDTYIIPLQAYTVSGIDSIRKLLSGETSFSNCKKEESVEFNDIHTIDAMVNDFIANQRKVIFTMGKGGVGKTTMAASIALKLVVKGFNVHVTTTDPAAHLEQVVSGTKNLTVSHIDEQAELKRYQEDVLAKAKAQGLSEDDIAYIAEDLRSPCTQEIAVFRAFAEIVERADNEIVVIDTAPTGHTLLLLDSTLSYHREVARTSGDIPKSVQNILPRLTGEETEVVIVTLPETTPVFEAKRLADDLARAHIKTKWWIVNNSFWKTKSTNHLLAYKGKNEIHWLNKVAQYAAGHIVVLPWHGASIKGDVLQKL from the coding sequence ATGAATGAGAAAGTCCTAGATTATGATGTTTTAAAAATAGAGTTAACAAAATACTTATTTTTTACTGGTAAAGGGGGCGTCGGTAAAACCTCGCTTGCTTGTGCTACCGCTGTACGATTAGCTGATAATGGTTATAAAGTATATTTGATTAGTACGGATCCTGCTTCTAATTTGCAAGATATTTTTGAGCGACCATTAGCCAATGAAGGGACTATCATTGATGAAATTCCTTTATTGACAGTAGCTAATTTAGATCCTATTGAAGCAGCTAGTGAATACCGTGAAAGTATTGTGGCCCCTTATCGTGGCATTTTACCTGACAGCGCTATTAAGAATATGGAAGAGCAGTTGTCTGGTTCTTGTACAGTTGAAATTGCTGCTTTTAATGCATTTGCTAATTTTATTACTAATACAGACATTGCCAGTCAGTATGATTATGTTATTTTTGATACGGCTCCAACAGGGCATACATTGCGCATGTTGCAATTACCGTCTGCTTGGTCTAATTTTATTAGTAATAGCACTCATGGCGCTTCCTGCTTAGGACAGCTATCTGGAGTGGGAGATAAAAGAGCTATGTATGAAGAGGCTGTTCGCGTATTGGCAGATCCAAAGCGAACTACTTTAATGTTAGTGACGAGACCAGAAGAGAGCCCTTTATTAGAAGTGAGCCGTGCCGCTAATGAACTAGCCGAGTTGGGGGTAACGCATCAGATTTTGTTAATTAATGGTGTATTAATAGATGCTGATGACGATATATCACAGGCGTTTCAAAATAAACAAGTTCGTGCTATGGTACAGAAAGCCTCTTCATTAGAGGATTTAGATACCTATATAATTCCATTGCAAGCATACACAGTTTCTGGCATTGACAGTATACGAAAGCTTTTAAGTGGTGAGACTTCATTTTCTAATTGTAAAAAAGAGGAATCTGTTGAGTTTAATGATATTCATACGATTGATGCGATGGTTAATGATTTTATAGCTAATCAACGTAAAGTTATTTTTACTATGGGTAAAGGTGGCGTTGGTAAAACGACTATGGCTGCGAGTATAGCTTTAAAGCTGGTAGTTAAAGGATTTAACGTTCATGTGACGACGACTGACCCTGCTGCGCATTTAGAACAAGTCGTTTCAGGTACAAAAAATTTAACGGTAAGTCATATTGATGAGCAAGCAGAATTGAAACGTTATCAAGAAGATGTATTAGCTAAAGCTAAAGCGCAGGGTCTTTCAGAGGATGATATAGCATATATTGCTGAAGATTTACGATCCCCTTGTACGCAGGAAATTGCAGTTTTTAGAGCTTTTGCAGAAATTGTTGAACGAGCTGATAATGAGATTGTAGTTATTGATACAGCACCAACAGGACATACATTGTTATTATTGGATTCGACATTAAGCTATCATCGGGAAGTGGCTAGAACTAGTGGAGATATTCCAAAATCAGTTCAAAATATCTTACCAAGGCTAACAGGGGAAGAAACAGAAGTTGTCATTGTTACATTACCAGAAACAACCCCTGTTTTTGAGGCTAAGCGACTGGCTGATGATTTAGCACGGGCACATATAAAGACTAAGTGGTGGATTGTAAATAATTCCTTCTGGAAAACAAAGAGCACAAATCATTTGTTGGCTTATAAAGGCAAGAATGAAATTCATTGGTTAAATAAAGTGGCTCAATATGCAGCAGGTCATATTGTTGTATTACCTTGGCATGGGGCGTCTATAAAAGGCGATGTTTTACAGAAGTTATAA
- the arsD gene encoding arsenite efflux transporter metallochaperone ArsD, translated as METILYMYEPAMCCETGVCGVATDPELLRISTVINQLAKKGCIVKRFNLASHPMEFANNELVKDWLNSHEISALPISIWHGEIIAEGRYLTNDELSQLFNVPLEATSNMGSSCCDCESC; from the coding sequence ATGGAAACGATTCTTTATATGTATGAACCAGCGATGTGTTGTGAAACAGGGGTATGTGGTGTGGCGACAGATCCAGAGTTATTGAGGATTTCTACGGTCATTAATCAGTTAGCTAAAAAGGGCTGTATAGTTAAACGATTTAATTTAGCCAGTCATCCGATGGAATTTGCTAATAATGAACTAGTTAAAGATTGGTTGAATTCTCATGAAATTTCAGCGCTACCAATTTCTATTTGGCATGGTGAAATTATTGCTGAAGGACGCTATTTGACGAATGATGAATTGAGTCAATTATTTAATGTGCCTTTAGAAGCTACATCTAATATGGGAAGTTCTTGTTGTGATTGTGAAAGTTGTTAA